In Deinococcus sonorensis KR-87, a single window of DNA contains:
- a CDS encoding aminoglycoside phosphotransferase family protein, which yields MFTPYLTRWQLSPDGLAIHTFSSDLLPVRYRGQPAMLKVARADEERHGGALMAWWDGEGAAHVYQRDPATGALLLERVHGQGDLTALVYDGRDDQATQILCAVAARLHTPRRTSFPPLVDLDVWFQALTGACPSGGGVLHEAFQTARALLDTPREVTVLHGDLHHQNVLDGEARGWLAIDPKGLWGERGFDFANIFYNPDLDLARHPGRLERQVGVVSQAANLDPVRLLRWILAYGGLSATWGLQDGRDGDVRKVLDVARLAHVALGGQVDRGAT from the coding sequence ATGTTCACGCCATATCTCACCCGCTGGCAGCTCTCGCCTGATGGGCTGGCGATCCACACCTTCAGCAGCGACCTGTTGCCGGTCCGGTACCGGGGGCAGCCCGCCATGCTGAAAGTGGCCCGCGCGGACGAGGAACGTCATGGCGGAGCCCTCATGGCCTGGTGGGACGGTGAAGGTGCCGCCCACGTCTACCAGCGCGATCCGGCCACGGGCGCCCTGCTGCTGGAACGCGTGCATGGCCAGGGTGACCTGACCGCGCTGGTCTACGACGGCCGGGACGACCAGGCCACCCAGATCCTGTGTGCGGTGGCCGCCCGCCTCCACACTCCACGCCGCACCTCGTTTCCGCCCCTCGTGGACCTGGATGTCTGGTTTCAGGCGCTGACCGGGGCGTGCCCTTCCGGTGGTGGCGTCCTGCACGAGGCGTTCCAGACCGCGCGGGCCCTGCTGGACACGCCGCGTGAGGTCACTGTCCTGCATGGCGACCTGCACCACCAGAACGTTCTGGACGGGGAGGCCCGCGGCTGGCTCGCCATCGACCCCAAGGGGCTGTGGGGTGAACGCGGGTTTGATTTTGCCAACATCTTCTACAACCCTGATCTCGACCTCGCACGACATCCCGGACGTCTTGAACGGCAGGTGGGCGTTGTCTCGCAGGCGGCGAACCTCGACCCAGTGCGTCTCCTTCGGTGGATTCTCGCCTACGGCGGGCTGTCCGCCACATGGGGGTTGCAGGACGGTCGTGACGGGGACGTTCGGAAGGTCTTGGACGTCGCGCGGCTCGCCCACGTGGCGCTTGGCGGCCAGGTGGACCGGGGCGCGACCTGA
- a CDS encoding zinc-dependent alcohol dehydrogenase family protein — translation MQAVVYRQFQTRPEVLVVPDPVPPADGVVVQVGATGVCRSDWHAWMGHDPSIPLPHVPGHELAGTIVAVGPDIRGWHVGDRVTVPFVSGCGRCAECRSGHQQVCERQFLPGFTHWGSFAEYVALRHAEGNLVRLPDSLDFVTAASLGCRFATSFRAMVQQGRVRAGEWVAVHGCGGVGLSAIMIARALGAGVIGVDIDDDKLGLARDLGADLTVNSRTTADVAEAIRDLTSGGVHVSLDALGHPETCFNSVQSLRTRGRHVQVGLLAGQRHPAIPMDRVIARELELYGSYGMAAHAYPEMLGMIERGALQPQRLIGRRIRLEDAPDALADMDRFLGTGVTVVDRIGRR, via the coding sequence ATGCAGGCCGTCGTCTACCGACAGTTTCAGACCCGCCCTGAAGTGCTGGTCGTTCCTGACCCCGTTCCCCCGGCGGACGGCGTGGTCGTGCAGGTGGGTGCGACGGGGGTGTGCCGCAGTGACTGGCACGCCTGGATGGGCCACGATCCGAGCATCCCCCTGCCCCACGTTCCCGGCCACGAACTTGCCGGGACGATCGTGGCGGTCGGCCCGGACATCCGGGGCTGGCACGTCGGGGACCGCGTGACCGTCCCCTTCGTCTCGGGCTGCGGGCGCTGCGCTGAGTGTCGGTCCGGCCATCAGCAGGTGTGCGAGCGGCAGTTTCTGCCCGGCTTTACCCACTGGGGCTCCTTTGCCGAGTACGTCGCCCTCCGTCACGCCGAGGGAAACCTGGTGCGGCTCCCGGACAGCCTGGACTTCGTGACGGCGGCCAGTCTCGGGTGCCGCTTCGCCACCTCGTTCCGGGCGATGGTTCAGCAGGGGCGGGTGCGGGCCGGGGAGTGGGTGGCGGTCCACGGCTGTGGGGGCGTGGGGCTCTCGGCGATCATGATTGCGCGGGCGCTTGGCGCGGGCGTCATCGGGGTGGACATCGACGACGACAAGCTGGGCCTGGCCCGGGACCTGGGGGCGGACCTCACCGTGAACAGCCGCACGACCGCGGATGTGGCGGAGGCCATCCGCGACCTCACCTCCGGCGGGGTCCACGTCTCGCTGGATGCGCTGGGGCACCCTGAAACGTGCTTCAACTCCGTTCAGAGCCTCAGGACGCGCGGGCGGCATGTGCAGGTCGGGCTGCTGGCCGGACAGCGTCACCCGGCGATCCCGATGGACCGGGTCATTGCCCGGGAACTGGAACTCTACGGCAGCTACGGGATGGCGGCCCACGCCTACCCGGAGATGCTGGGCATGATTGAACGGGGGGCGCTCCAGCCGCAGCGGCTGATCGGGCGGCGAATACGCCTGGAGGACGCCCCGGATGCCCTGGCGGACATGGACCGCTTCCTCGGCACGGGCGTGACAGTGGTGGACCGCATCGGGCGCAGGTGA
- a CDS encoding response regulator transcription factor, whose amino-acid sequence MTVRVLVVDDQPWVRVGLRELLNVQLDVQVAGEADSGEAALTWLVEGRCDVVLMDVRMPGLGGIEAARRVVARGGPPVVLLTTFEETAEMVAGLRAGAHGYLLKDTSVEALTDAIRRVARGERVVQPRVADVLAEALARRDAELGALGALTPREVEVLTLLAQGLPNKRVAVTLGVSAGTVKVHVSNLLAKLGVTDRAEAVRVARRAGLLPGGH is encoded by the coding sequence GTGACGGTGCGCGTGCTGGTCGTCGACGATCAGCCGTGGGTGCGGGTGGGGCTGCGCGAGCTGCTGAACGTGCAACTGGACGTGCAGGTGGCGGGTGAGGCGGACAGCGGCGAGGCGGCGTTGACCTGGCTGGTGGAGGGGCGCTGCGACGTGGTGCTGATGGACGTGCGCATGCCCGGCCTGGGCGGCATCGAGGCGGCCCGCCGGGTGGTGGCCCGTGGCGGGCCGCCCGTGGTGCTGCTGACCACCTTCGAGGAGACCGCGGAGATGGTGGCGGGCTTGCGGGCAGGCGCGCACGGCTACCTGCTCAAGGACACCTCCGTCGAGGCCCTGACGGACGCCATTCGGCGCGTGGCGCGCGGCGAGCGGGTGGTGCAGCCGCGCGTGGCGGACGTCCTCGCTGAGGCGCTCGCGCGCCGGGACGCCGAGCTGGGGGCGTTGGGGGCCCTCACGCCGCGGGAAGTGGAGGTCCTGACGCTCCTCGCGCAGGGCCTCCCGAACAAACGCGTCGCCGTGACGCTCGGCGTGTCGGCGGGAACGGTGAAGGTGCACGTCTCCAACCTCCTCGCGAAGCTCGGGGTGACGGACCGCGCGGAGGCCGTGCGGGTCGCGCGGCGCGCCGGGCTGCTGCCCGGCGGCCATTAG
- the ung gene encoding uracil-DNA glycosylase, translating into MTLSSVAARARPSAVQVVWFKKDLRVHDHSPLLEAAARGPVLPLYVFEPEQLHHPEFGGHHFQYLQQCLAELDEALGTLGAPLICRHGEAVQVLEALHQDVGPFALWAHEETGNGVSDQRDRRVRAWCRARGVPFTELPQNGVVRRLIHRDGWAATWEERLGAPPGPPPSHLTPVPVRGTPLLRHQDANVAPNTKTIPPGGRRVAEATLASFLTVRGVGYPAEMSSPLTAEASCSRLSAPLAFGTLSLREVVHATRQRLAAVHGDRDADPRWVRSLRAFESRLHWHCHFMQRLESEPRMEFEPLNRAFDDLRPGWDQLRYDRWAAGQTGYPLQDACMRMLAATGWLNFRMRAMTISFASHLLWLPWQRPGQYLAHQWLDNEPGIHWAQVQMQSGTVGINRLRIYNPTRQARAQDPTGAFIRRWVPELRDVPTDFIHAPWVWSGASRLTYPAPIVDAEQAMRAAKAQLMAARDTPRFAAEARRIYELHGSRKKAELRAERVARGLPAKPPRGGTRARHVPDLDRQPGLFDATVAAPLPAIRPARLPGSWQTALTDAFAAPSFHQLKNVLTAERAAHTIFPPAPEVFAALRLTPLEDVKVLILGQDPYHGAGQAHGLSFSVPPGVRVPPSLQNIYRELHQDLPDVSPPRHGDLRRWAAQGVLLLNAVLTVRQGQPNSHAGLGWEAFTDAVIRAVNAKPERVVFVLWGAYARKKARLVTAPHHHIIESAHPSPLSAAQFLGTRPFSRANAALLEAGRSPIDWQLTPDAAVR; encoded by the coding sequence GTGACGTTGAGCAGCGTCGCCGCGCGTGCTCGTCCATCCGCGGTGCAGGTGGTGTGGTTCAAGAAGGACCTGCGCGTTCACGATCACTCCCCGCTCCTTGAGGCGGCTGCCAGAGGACCGGTGCTGCCGCTGTATGTCTTCGAGCCGGAGCAGCTGCACCACCCGGAATTCGGCGGTCATCACTTCCAGTACCTCCAGCAGTGCCTCGCGGAGCTCGATGAGGCGCTCGGGACCCTCGGTGCACCGCTGATCTGCCGGCACGGTGAGGCCGTCCAGGTCCTCGAGGCGCTGCACCAGGACGTCGGCCCGTTCGCGTTGTGGGCCCACGAGGAGACGGGCAACGGCGTCAGTGATCAGCGGGACCGCCGGGTTCGCGCGTGGTGCCGCGCGCGCGGGGTGCCGTTCACTGAGCTGCCCCAGAACGGCGTGGTGCGGCGACTGATCCACCGGGATGGCTGGGCCGCCACCTGGGAGGAGCGCCTCGGGGCGCCGCCCGGTCCCCCGCCCTCACACCTCACGCCCGTGCCGGTCCGTGGGACCCCGCTGCTCAGGCACCAGGACGCGAACGTCGCGCCGAACACGAAGACGATCCCGCCGGGGGGGCGCCGGGTGGCCGAAGCGACCCTGGCCAGCTTCCTCACGGTCCGGGGGGTGGGGTACCCGGCGGAGATGAGCAGTCCCCTCACCGCCGAAGCCAGCTGCTCGCGCCTCAGCGCCCCGCTGGCCTTCGGGACCCTCAGCCTGCGGGAAGTGGTGCATGCCACCCGGCAGCGCCTCGCCGCGGTCCACGGCGACCGGGACGCTGACCCGCGCTGGGTGCGGTCCTTGCGCGCCTTCGAGAGCCGCCTGCACTGGCACTGTCACTTCATGCAGCGGCTGGAATCCGAACCCAGGATGGAATTCGAGCCGCTCAACCGCGCCTTCGATGACCTCCGGCCCGGCTGGGATCAACTCCGCTACGACCGCTGGGCGGCGGGACAGACCGGCTACCCGCTGCAGGACGCGTGCATGCGGATGCTGGCCGCCACCGGGTGGCTCAACTTCCGCATGCGGGCCATGACCATCTCCTTCGCCAGCCACCTGCTGTGGCTCCCCTGGCAGCGCCCCGGCCAGTACCTCGCGCACCAGTGGCTGGACAACGAGCCGGGCATCCACTGGGCGCAGGTGCAGATGCAGAGCGGGACGGTGGGCATCAATCGCCTGCGCATCTACAACCCCACCCGCCAGGCCCGCGCCCAGGACCCCACCGGCGCGTTTATCCGCCGCTGGGTCCCGGAGTTGAGGGACGTCCCCACCGACTTCATCCACGCGCCCTGGGTGTGGAGCGGCGCGTCCCGCCTGACGTACCCCGCGCCGATCGTGGACGCCGAGCAGGCGATGCGCGCCGCCAAAGCGCAGCTCATGGCGGCGCGGGACACGCCGCGCTTCGCGGCGGAAGCGCGGCGCATCTACGAGCTGCATGGCAGCCGCAAGAAGGCGGAGCTGCGGGCGGAACGTGTGGCCCGCGGCCTGCCGGCGAAGCCGCCGCGCGGCGGCACCCGGGCCCGCCACGTCCCGGACCTGGACCGGCAGCCGGGCCTCTTTGACGCCACCGTCGCGGCGCCCCTGCCCGCGATCCGGCCGGCCCGCCTGCCCGGGTCCTGGCAGACCGCCCTGACGGACGCGTTCGCAGCGCCGTCCTTTCATCAGCTCAAAAACGTCCTGACCGCCGAACGCGCCGCGCACACCATCTTCCCGCCGGCACCCGAGGTCTTCGCCGCACTGCGCCTCACCCCGCTGGAGGACGTCAAGGTGCTGATCCTCGGGCAGGACCCGTACCACGGCGCCGGGCAGGCCCACGGGCTGAGCTTCAGCGTGCCGCCCGGCGTCCGCGTGCCCCCAAGCCTGCAGAACATCTACCGCGAACTTCACCAGGACCTCCCGGACGTTTCCCCGCCCCGGCACGGGGACCTGCGCCGCTGGGCCGCGCAGGGCGTGCTGCTGCTGAACGCTGTGCTGACGGTCCGCCAGGGCCAGCCGAACAGCCACGCGGGCCTCGGCTGGGAAGCGTTCACCGACGCGGTGATCCGGGCCGTGAACGCCAAACCGGAACGGGTGGTGTTCGTGCTGTGGGGCGCCTACGCCCGCAAGAAAGCGCGGCTGGTGACGGCGCCGCATCACCACATTATCGAGAGCGCCCACCCGAGTCCGCTGAGTGCGGCGCAGTTTCTGGGCACCCGGCCGTTCTCACGCGCGAACGCGGCCCTCCTTGAGGCCGGGCGCTCCCCCATCGACTGGCAGCTGACGCCGGACGCAGCGGTCCGCTGA
- a CDS encoding sensor histidine kinase: MRALVTSFRDRPTARAVALFGALNFAMALAFMLAVPARYERPATPPLLVPERAAIRVALVLAGYAVVVWAVRPGRRTRLELAALVAVGIAATAFASRVYFPFLPLAVLPVAARYWLSLRATLAVTLVAFLASVPLWLPAVAGHRPLIMALLALAVTVALNGYTLLSFEFALREARAREGLRALQALTVRHAELAERARVARELHDTLGHHLTAQRFDLQLLAALGGASEAQPPLERATARNADALAEVRRAVRAQPPEPLEGGLTGALHALARGWPTPVHLTVQGEEPRLTDDTRLVVYRAAQEALTNAGRHAPGAVPRVTLTFLPGEVRLEAENAQAPHRVTLGGGLRGLEARAHALNGGVSVSTAGGVFTLRLAVPLTVAAP; the protein is encoded by the coding sequence ATGCGTGCGCTTGTCACCTCCTTTCGGGACCGTCCCACCGCCCGCGCGGTGGCGCTGTTCGGCGCGCTGAACTTCGCGATGGCCCTCGCGTTCATGCTCGCCGTTCCTGCCCGCTATGAACGCCCCGCCACGCCCCCCCTGCTGGTGCCGGAACGCGCCGCGATCCGGGTCGCGCTGGTCCTCGCCGGGTACGCGGTGGTGGTATGGGCGGTCCGCCCCGGCCGGCGCACGCGCCTTGAGCTGGCCGCGCTGGTCGCCGTGGGGATCGCCGCCACCGCCTTCGCGTCGCGCGTGTACTTCCCGTTCCTGCCGCTCGCGGTGCTGCCCGTCGCGGCGCGGTATTGGCTGAGTCTGCGCGCCACGCTGGCCGTGACGCTCGTGGCGTTCCTGGCGTCGGTGCCCCTCTGGCTCCCGGCGGTGGCCGGTCACCGACCGCTGATCATGGCGCTCCTGGCGCTCGCGGTCACCGTCGCCCTGAATGGCTACACCCTGTTGAGTTTCGAGTTCGCCTTGCGGGAGGCGCGCGCCCGTGAGGGGCTGCGCGCCCTGCAGGCCCTCACGGTGCGGCACGCAGAACTCGCGGAACGTGCGCGTGTGGCGCGGGAACTGCACGACACGCTGGGGCACCACCTGACCGCGCAGCGCTTCGACCTGCAGTTGCTCGCGGCCCTCGGGGGCGCGTCGGAGGCGCAGCCGCCGCTGGAGCGCGCGACGGCCCGCAATGCAGATGCGCTGGCGGAGGTCCGGCGCGCCGTGCGCGCCCAGCCGCCTGAACCGCTGGAGGGCGGCCTCACGGGGGCCCTCCACGCCCTCGCGCGCGGCTGGCCAACGCCGGTGCACCTGACCGTCCAGGGTGAGGAGCCCCGTCTGACGGACGACACCCGCCTGGTGGTGTACCGCGCGGCGCAGGAGGCCCTCACGAATGCCGGACGGCATGCGCCAGGTGCAGTGCCGCGGGTCACCCTGACGTTTCTGCCCGGGGAAGTGCGCCTTGAGGCCGAGAACGCCCAGGCCCCTCACCGCGTCACCCTGGGGGGGGGGCTGCGCGGCCTGGAGGCGCGCGCGCACGCGCTGAACGGCGGGGTGTCGGTGAGCACGGCGGGCGGCGTCTTCACGCTGCGGCTCGCCGTGCCGCTCACGGTGGCCGCCCCGTGA
- a CDS encoding phosphotransferase enzyme family protein, translated as MTVAHGATGRALRQLADAERQAIHHTDRVKDLALWRAAAFRLLRDLDQDTTDLHLLGQGNNVVFRVGAPNGPLVLRLHRPGVRPREVTEAELRFQAALSRRAAVRMPTPMMQAHGGYTVKTIVQGTGPVHADLSSWCPGEVRRPGSGLTLDDARRAGAALARIHQFSETYPAEPRWPVWNADTLFTAASPYEPGDLSRVFLPEQRAVLNFVEQRTREVLRTLPRRPDTFGVIHADFILGNLLFADDEVTVLDFDDCGLGWFVYDLCPLLGNLADQPDFAAWKQAVFSGYASIRALPDGALDKAVLQVLMAARHAAQCLWGAGLVGRGAEFDVGRHTAWRFEAIRRLLGSEAPFLS; from the coding sequence GTGACTGTGGCCCACGGTGCAACCGGCCGCGCGCTTCGCCAGTTGGCCGATGCGGAGCGGCAGGCCATCCATCACACTGACCGCGTGAAGGACCTTGCCCTCTGGCGTGCTGCCGCGTTCCGACTGTTGCGTGACCTGGATCAGGACACCACGGACCTCCACCTGCTTGGACAGGGCAACAATGTCGTGTTTCGAGTGGGCGCGCCGAACGGGCCGCTGGTGCTGCGCCTTCACCGCCCGGGAGTGCGGCCGAGGGAGGTCACCGAAGCCGAATTACGATTCCAGGCCGCCCTGAGCCGAAGGGCTGCGGTGCGCATGCCCACGCCGATGATGCAGGCGCACGGCGGGTACACAGTCAAGACGATCGTTCAGGGAACTGGCCCGGTCCATGCTGACCTTTCTTCGTGGTGTCCAGGCGAGGTGCGCCGGCCCGGGTCCGGCCTGACGCTGGACGACGCGCGTCGAGCCGGAGCGGCCCTCGCGCGCATTCACCAGTTCAGCGAGACCTACCCAGCCGAGCCGCGGTGGCCGGTGTGGAACGCCGACACCCTGTTCACGGCGGCCTCGCCGTATGAACCGGGCGACCTGTCACGGGTGTTCCTGCCTGAGCAGCGGGCAGTGCTGAACTTCGTGGAACAGCGGACCCGCGAAGTCCTGCGGACCTTACCGCGTCGTCCGGACACGTTTGGGGTGATCCACGCCGACTTCATCCTCGGGAATCTATTGTTTGCCGATGACGAGGTGACGGTCCTCGACTTTGATGACTGCGGGCTCGGCTGGTTCGTCTATGACCTGTGCCCGTTGCTCGGCAATCTGGCCGACCAGCCGGACTTCGCGGCGTGGAAGCAGGCGGTGTTCTCCGGGTACGCTTCGATTCGGGCGTTGCCGGACGGCGCACTCGACAAGGCCGTCCTGCAGGTCCTGATGGCCGCCCGTCACGCCGCGCAGTGCTTGTGGGGAGCGGGCCTGGTCGGCCGGGGGGCCGAATTCGACGTTGGCCGCCACACGGCGTGGCGGTTCGAGGCCATTCGGCGTCTTCTGGGTTCAGAGGCGCCTTTCCTTTCATAG